DNA sequence from the Chitinivibrionales bacterium genome:
TAATTGTAATTTTAAGTTCGATTCCCGGCGAGCAAATGCCCATTGCCACATCGATGTGGCAATGGGATAAGATTGCACATTTTGGTGAGTACTGTATTCTCGGTTTTCTTCTCATGCGCCATATCAATTACCGGAATCCTTCGGCCGGATGGAATCTTATTGCTGTATGGATTTTCTTTGCCCTTCTTTTTGCCTGTATCGATGAGGTTCATCAGACGCTGATACCAAATCGCATGTGTACCTGGCAGGATTTTATAGCCGACTCCCTGGGCATTTTTTCAGGCTTTGCTCTTTGGCATATCAGAACGGCAAAAAAGAAGGTAGCATGATTAAACTGATCCTTGGCGCCAACGATGCCGGAAGCCGTCTTGACCGCTATCTTCGAAAACATCTTGCTCTCAAATCCCTTTCAGCTATTTATCATCTTATTCGGCGGGGTGATGTAAAAATTAACGAAAAAAAAGCTAAGGCCGATTATCGAATACATGATGGTGATGTACTTGAAATCCCTTCGCTTAGTAACGCCGAATTAGTTCATAAAAAAACCGCTCCTTCAACTCAGATAAAAAATCTCGTTAACACCGATTTTTTTAACCGGAATTTTAAAATTATTTTTGAAGATGAAACCTTGATTTTATGCAATAAACCGGTTCGCCTTGCGGTGCATCCGGGTACCGGTCACCTTAAAAGCGACACTCTTATCGATTGTGCCAAGAGCTATATCCTCAGTAAAACCACGGCAAAAAATTACATAGAACCGGTTCTGGTCCATCGACTCGACAAAGAAACTTCCGGTATTATAATGATAGCCAAAAACAAACAGGTCCTCAGAAAAATTCACCACTCCCTTCGTCAAGGAGATATTACCAAAGAGTACATTGCTCTTTGTCATGGTGTACCACAATCCAGGAAAGGGACCATTTCACTCGGTCTGGAGCGAACTCATACCACTGCCGGTGGAACCAAAATGAAAGTAAGTACCAATGGCACTGGTTCACAAAGCCGTTACAAAGTTACCTGGAATTCGGGGCATATATCAGAACTTTCGATACTGCTCGACACAGGAAAAACTCATCAGATCAGAATCCATACCGCTCATGAGGGATTTCCCATTATCGGCGATATGCGGTATGGTGACCGTGAGCAGGATAAAAAGATTTTTACCGCCACCGGATGCATGCAACGGATGTATCTCCATGCTTATCAGCTGACATTCCCTCACCCTGTCACCCGGGTGGTTTTCAATTTTACTGCGCCCATACCCGACGAATTCGGCCGGCTTAAAAATGCTATAAAGAACAGACGCTTTATTGCAAATAGGCGCTGACTATGCTATTATAGCTATAAGGACGATCTTTGGTATTGTGCCACCGAGCGTAGAGTATATTACTTTCATAAAATTATGGCATCCCAGGACACAAAATCTACAAAGCGATTCTCGCTTAAAGGTAATGTCGAGATCGAAAATCTCCTTCCCCGAATTGAGCGGACATTTTTCAAGGTCGGCTCGACATTAGGCAAATACCGCATTATCGAAGAAATCGACCGTGGCGGAATGGCAGTAGTCTATAAAGCACTGCAACTCGATCTCGACCGGGTCGTCGCCCTCAAAGTCCTTCCGGCGAACATAACAATCAACCGTCGCTTTGTGGACCGTTTTCTTTCGGAAGCTCATGCCGTCGCTCAGCTCAATCATCCCAATATAGTCAGTATTCATGAAGTCGCCATGGAAGACAATGTTTACTTTCTGGCAATGGATTATATCCCGGGCAAAAATCTGTACTATTATCTTAATCTTGAGAAGCCCAAACTTGTTGATGTACTTGAAATAGTATCCACTCTTGCCGATGCATTGGGTTATGCCCATCGCCAGAAGATTGTCCACCGTGATTTGAAACTGAATAATATCATTATGCGGGATGATGCATCGCCGGTACTTATCGATTTCGGTCTTGCAAAAGCGCTGGAGAATGAAGAAGGGTCTATTACCCAGACCGGCGAAATCATGGGCTCCCCGGCCTACATGGCGCCCGAACGGCTGCTGGGTGCCGCAGCCGATCACCGGAGCGATATCTGTTCGCTGGGAATTATGCTCTACGAAATGTTAACTTTCAAGAATCCCTACCTTGATCCCCGAAGCATACATCAGACAACAATGAATGTACTGGAATCGGATCCTATTCCTCCCCGCAAACTTGTGCAATGGCTGCCTGTTGAAGTTGAAGCAATAACTCTTAAAGCCATGCACAAAGATCAGGATAAGCGATACCAGACCATGGAGGAAATGAGTGACGATGTACGGCGTTATCAGAAAGGCGAACCTGTTCTTGCACGCCCGCCTTCGTTTATCTCACGGGGCAAACATTTTTTTAAAAAATACTGGGCCTGGGCTGTCATCACCACGTTAATAATCCTTTTCTCAACTATTATCGGTATTTCGCTCTATACTCAGAACCGGAAAGAAAGGCCTCATTGGCAGTTGGTCTATTCAGAATCATTCAGCACCGACAAAACCGATGAAAACTGGCAATCATTTACAATGGGGCAAAGCCGGGAAAAACCGATCTGGGTAATCCGTGACGGCGCTCTTCACGCACCCGGCAATACATCCGGATTTATCAGGCTCGAAAAACCCCTGACCAGAGATATTAAAATCGAGTTTGATATTGCAGCAACCGAAAAGTCATTGTTTGATGTCGGTTTTTTTCTTAACGGCGACTCGCCGGACAGTGGATATACCTTTCACATAAATCGTTGGGGTACGCCTGAATGCGGAATCACCTTCCCTTCCAGTAAGTTCCTTTTCAGGGATTTCCTTCTCCCGGACCATCCTGAACGTTGCTCATATCATGTCACCGTTGAAAAACAAAATGGACAAATTTCTTTTTCAATTAACGACAAACATATTGCAACGATATGGGACCTTTTTCCGCCACTCGGAAAATCTCACCAGAAAATCGGGTTCTTTTCCTCCGGTGGTACAGTGCTTTTTGATAATTTAAAAGTTTATCGTCTTGCTATTCCTCGGCTCTCCAGCCCGACACATGTTGCCGACCGTTTCTGGGAAAGAGGAGATCTTGTAACTGCTCTCGAAGAATACTCGATGCTTCTGGAAGACTTTCCCGATTTTGAACAGGAACCCGATGTACTTCTTAAAATCAGTGACTGTCTGATCCGGATGCAACGGTATACCCGGGCGCGGGAATTTCTTAACAAAACACTGAACTCAAAATACAGTAATCAAACCCATCTTGCACAAGCCCATTATCTTTTTGGAACTCTTTATTACCATCAGAACAATTTTGATGAAGCGATGATTCGTTTCAGAGAGTTACATAAACGATATCCATCTCATCCGGGTAATCAGCATGCCATTTTACTGATGGCACAGCGGAATGCCTCTCTTATCGATAATAACCGGATTAATGAAGCGCTTGCCAATGTCGACAGTCTTGCCTGGGCTTACAATGATCAGACAAGCTTAACAGGGAATCTTTATCTCTATGCGGCAAATCATTATCTTCGTGCTAAAATGCCCGGAAAAGCGTTATCGGTTTTGACTCGGGCCGCGGACCGTTTCAGTGATAACCCCATTCTTCTCTCCAGTATCCGGTTGAAAAGAGGAATGGCATATTTAATGAAAGGGGAGAGAAAAAAAGCCAATGAAGCATTTAACCGAAGTATTACTCCACCAATACAAACCCATGACGGCTGGATGGGATGGATGATGCTTGCACAAATATACGAATATCGCTTTATGTATAAAGATGCGTTAAAGATTTACCGGAAAATCTATCAGGAATGCCCTCGCGGAACAGACCTTCCCTGGCTGGCGAAACTGAAAACGGGTGAACTCGCACCCTATACCAGGCAACACAAGGACTTCGATTTGCTGTTCAGGTCGGTTATTGATGCCCCAAGCCCCTACCCCCTTCCCCGGGCAACTGCACAGTTTTATCTGGGAGAACTTTCCGAAAATGAATTTCATGAGATTCTTGAAAAGCTGGGTTATGATAGTCGTGAGATATTCAGATTCACCGCTCAAAAAGAATTAATAGAAGGTAATTATCGGGCTTCACGCCGCAACTTCAAAAGATTTATGCGCCACCTTTCCCGATCTTCATGGGAATACCATTTTACAGAACGGATTTTGCAAAATCCGATACTTCGATAGAGAGCAGAGTGATTACGAAGTTATGAGAAGGTCACGAGATAAAGTCGTGATGCCAATTCTGCCAATCACGATCTGGCCTTAAGCCTGCTATCTGGTCGCAATATTTATCCCGAATTGAAAGAGAAGTATAACCACAATAATAATCGCAATTATTCGGACGATTATCTCAACCCAGGCTGGAATACGTGGTGTTGAGTGAGTCGGCTTCTTTTCTTGAGCCGAAAACTGTTCGGGTGAAGTCCCGGTTTTATCGGTATTTCTCTTCGGATTAGATTCACCACCGGAATCCAGAATTTCACGAAGATTTTTTTCAAATCCTGAATCATCACCATTGTTTTTCATGATATGAATATACAAGAATGTTACAATTTTAACAACGAAGAGTGCTCATAAACAATATCTGTTAGTGTAGATTCGAATTAGTATACTTCACGCAGCACCGGAACTGCATGCCGATAAAAGGCCTACAAATCCGGGTTTGGAAAACAGGTGTTGCTATTTCAATTAATTTCAATGCCTTTGGGAGGCTGGAAAGAGCAATAAAAGCGAACCAAAAAACTTTTCGTCATAAACCCTTGAATAATTGTGCAATTTTGGGTTATTTTAACCCTTTAAAAATGTGGCTAAATCAAGAAATGGAATATAATGCAGTCAGGAGTCGGTTCTAGAACAAAACATATAGATCTACATATTCATACTAAATATTCGGACGGTTCGCTTTCGGAGCAGGAAGTGGTTGATATGGCATTTCAAAAGAACCTGAAGGCCATAGCCATTACTGATCATGATTGCATTGATGCATATCCTCTTGCTCAAAAGCTTGGTTCAGAGTTGGATATTGAGGTCATTCCTGCGGTTGAGCTTTCATCGGAGATTGAAGGCATGGATATCCATATTCTTGGATATTACATCGATGATACCAACGAGGATTTTATCCGGAAGCTTGCTGAGATGAAACGCGCCCGGTATAAGCGGGCAAAAAAAATGGTCGAGAATTTAAACGATCAAGGGACAGATCTCCGATTTGAAACAGTGCTTAATATTGCCGGAAAAGGAGCGGTGGGCCGACCCCATATCGCGGCAGCATTGTTAAAAGAAGAACTGGTATATTCATTCAGAGAAGCTTTTGATAAATATATCGGTTACGACTCTCCCGCCTATGTCAAAAAGATGATCCTTCATCCAAAAGAAGTTTTCGACCTTATTCGTGAGGCGAATGGACTTCCTATTCTCGCTCATCCGGGAGTCACCAAAGTTAATGACAGATTAGATGAATTTATGCGGGATGGCCTTGCCGGTCTTGAAGTTTATCACTCCGAGCACTCCCAGTCACAAACCCGGCATTATCTTCGGTTTTGCAAAACTCACGACTTATCATATTCCGGCGGCTCCGATTTTCACAGCATAGCCCATTACAGAGCGGAAATCGGTGTTCCCCGGGTTCCCTACAATGCCCTGAAAAGTTTAAAAGAAAAACACCAGTCTCTCTCTTAAACATTAAACAGGAACATTTATGAATATTATTCCAGTTATCTTAGCCGGTGGAATCGGAGAGCGTTTCTGGCCTTTAAGCAGGTCGTCATCACCTAAGCAGCTTCTTCCTCTCATCAGTGATAAGCCAATGATAATCGAAACGCTTCAGAGGGTAGATGATTTCTGCAGTGCTCAACAGAGGCCTTTAATTATTACAGGGAAAAAAATAGCCTCTGCGATAAGTAAGGTATTGCCCGGGAACCTTTCCTGTGAATTCATTAAAGAGCCGGTTGGGAAAAATACTGCTCCCGCCGTATGCCTTGCTGCGCAGTGGATTATCCGCAAGCATTCCGATGCCGTGATGGTTGTATTATCGGCAGACCATGCAATATCTCCGAAAAGATCATTTGTATCAGCAATAAAGTATGCTGCCGGCCTTGCGGAGCAGACGGATCGCCTGATCGTATTCGGTATTCCGCCCTCCCGCCCTGATACCGGTTATGGCTATATCCGTCGTGGGAAACCGATCGGCAGTAAGGGGAATGTCCAAAGCTGTCTGGTGCAGAAATTTGTCGAAAAGCCTTCCGATAAAAAGGCTGCATCCTATGTTAAATCGGGCAATTATTTCTGGAA
Encoded proteins:
- a CDS encoding RluA family pseudouridine synthase, whose product is MIKLILGANDAGSRLDRYLRKHLALKSLSAIYHLIRRGDVKINEKKAKADYRIHDGDVLEIPSLSNAELVHKKTAPSTQIKNLVNTDFFNRNFKIIFEDETLILCNKPVRLAVHPGTGHLKSDTLIDCAKSYILSKTTAKNYIEPVLVHRLDKETSGIIMIAKNKQVLRKIHHSLRQGDITKEYIALCHGVPQSRKGTISLGLERTHTTAGGTKMKVSTNGTGSQSRYKVTWNSGHISELSILLDTGKTHQIRIHTAHEGFPIIGDMRYGDREQDKKIFTATGCMQRMYLHAYQLTFPHPVTRVVFNFTAPIPDEFGRLKNAIKNRRFIANRR
- a CDS encoding protein kinase, producing MASQDTKSTKRFSLKGNVEIENLLPRIERTFFKVGSTLGKYRIIEEIDRGGMAVVYKALQLDLDRVVALKVLPANITINRRFVDRFLSEAHAVAQLNHPNIVSIHEVAMEDNVYFLAMDYIPGKNLYYYLNLEKPKLVDVLEIVSTLADALGYAHRQKIVHRDLKLNNIIMRDDASPVLIDFGLAKALENEEGSITQTGEIMGSPAYMAPERLLGAAADHRSDICSLGIMLYEMLTFKNPYLDPRSIHQTTMNVLESDPIPPRKLVQWLPVEVEAITLKAMHKDQDKRYQTMEEMSDDVRRYQKGEPVLARPPSFISRGKHFFKKYWAWAVITTLIILFSTIIGISLYTQNRKERPHWQLVYSESFSTDKTDENWQSFTMGQSREKPIWVIRDGALHAPGNTSGFIRLEKPLTRDIKIEFDIAATEKSLFDVGFFLNGDSPDSGYTFHINRWGTPECGITFPSSKFLFRDFLLPDHPERCSYHVTVEKQNGQISFSINDKHIATIWDLFPPLGKSHQKIGFFSSGGTVLFDNLKVYRLAIPRLSSPTHVADRFWERGDLVTALEEYSMLLEDFPDFEQEPDVLLKISDCLIRMQRYTRAREFLNKTLNSKYSNQTHLAQAHYLFGTLYYHQNNFDEAMIRFRELHKRYPSHPGNQHAILLMAQRNASLIDNNRINEALANVDSLAWAYNDQTSLTGNLYLYAANHYLRAKMPGKALSVLTRAADRFSDNPILLSSIRLKRGMAYLMKGERKKANEAFNRSITPPIQTHDGWMGWMMLAQIYEYRFMYKDALKIYRKIYQECPRGTDLPWLAKLKTGELAPYTRQHKDFDLLFRSVIDAPSPYPLPRATAQFYLGELSENEFHEILEKLGYDSREIFRFTAQKELIEGNYRASRRNFKRFMRHLSRSSWEYHFTERILQNPILR
- a CDS encoding PHP domain-containing protein; the encoded protein is MQSGVGSRTKHIDLHIHTKYSDGSLSEQEVVDMAFQKNLKAIAITDHDCIDAYPLAQKLGSELDIEVIPAVELSSEIEGMDIHILGYYIDDTNEDFIRKLAEMKRARYKRAKKMVENLNDQGTDLRFETVLNIAGKGAVGRPHIAAALLKEELVYSFREAFDKYIGYDSPAYVKKMILHPKEVFDLIREANGLPILAHPGVTKVNDRLDEFMRDGLAGLEVYHSEHSQSQTRHYLRFCKTHDLSYSGGSDFHSIAHYRAEIGVPRVPYNALKSLKEKHQSLS
- a CDS encoding NTP transferase domain-containing protein; this translates as MNIIPVILAGGIGERFWPLSRSSSPKQLLPLISDKPMIIETLQRVDDFCSAQQRPLIITGKKIASAISKVLPGNLSCEFIKEPVGKNTAPAVCLAAQWIIRKHSDAVMVVLSADHAISPKRSFVSAIKYAAGLAEQTDRLIVFGIPPSRPDTGYGYIRRGKPIGSKGNVQSCLVQKFVEKPSDKKAASYVKSGNYFWNSGMFVWKCSIILEEFQKYMPSVYALSEMAARSNFSQKAIDSFYHNVENESIDFGIMEHSRRVAMVTPRFSWDDVGSWESVARHNRSSAGGCTLVGDSIYESDISNSIIVNKSSMNLAAIGLDNIILVAVGDAVLAISRDKLPDLKKHLGKMKKNSSFSETLF